The DNA sequence ATGCGGTAAATCACCTGGGCTGTAGCAACTGTTTGTTGGGCCCAAATGTCGTTTGGGCTTTTGGTAGCATAACGACATACGTCTAGGTCATGATCTTTGCTTtgaggtaccgtttggtatgtAGACAGGACAGAACGAAATATAAAGGAACAGATGTTCTGTGTTATGTTTGGTACGTGCAGGATAGAACGTGACAGTTGTTTCGTTCAACGGTAGCGCATGGAAGGAACGTaaccaaaagattaaaatgactaaaataccCATGTTCCGTCTGTTGTTTAGTACAATATTTATGAGTGCAACGGGacgagacttttttttttttttaacttgtttaaatttgaACACAATATGcttatccatttttttttcttggtccaaATTTTATGAGGTATATGTTGTATTCCACATGCAAACCCCTTTTAAATTTGTAATTCTTCTATGATTTAGGTTGATGAAGTCAGACTTCCTCAAGCCAGTCAATATTGTAAGTGATGAGATGGTTAGCATGAATGAGATGGCTGGTTCTGTCTCTATGGTCATGGTTGGCATGCAATGTTGAAAAATATATCAGTTTAATGATCATGCATGTCGTAAACGTTTTAGGGTTTAAACATTCAGAacttaaacaaagaaaatgaaatatccAGAACTTAAACATGAAATATCCGAAATCAAACATTCGTCCTAACTTGAAATACAAATAATGTCTTGCTAAAGCAATAATGAAAACACTTGGGCTGTAGCAACTGTTTGTTGGGCCCAaatgttgtttgggcttttggttGTGTAACGACAGACGTCTGGGTCATGATCTTTGCTTTGAAGGACGTAGACCGGATTTAATCCATGAACGGCCCTAAATCAGGGGGACTTAATTTCACGGACGCAAAATGTTATGTGATAGTATAACTGTGTCATGTAAGTTGTTTTTTCTGAACTGGCCACCATCCAACCTAATTTTGGAACTTCTGTCGTTGTTATATTCGAACATTAAACTTTCGTTTGGGGTTGTTATCaatgaaaaaaaagagaaatttatgaaatttggCAATCCAAGAGCAATCTCAGCATTAATATCGCTTGTATTAAAACTCGATACAAGATCTAAAGCAGGTTTTTGCCACGGGTTGAAGCTCAATCCCAACCCACCCGATGCCCTATTAAAAGTCAGAGATGATGTCTTCAGTGTAAATGTCTAAGTCTTACACCACGAAAATTTCAACTAGATAAGCAACCAGAATGTACATTTAGAAGAAGCATGGAGCTTGATGATGTTAAAGATAAATTGGCAAGGGTTCTTATACATCTGAAAATCGATGATTATGCCCGTTTCGTTGTTGGTTTCCTCTTGGAGTTGTTCTTCGGACGAATCTTCACAAAAGCCTTATCCAAATCCTAAACAAAtcaaaaaacaagaaattaaGAGGAATTATGCACGCAATAACTTTGCATCTACGTGAGAGTAAGGACATAGGTTACCAATTCAGTAATGTTAACTGAACAATAAACAAAATATCAATAAACTAGCAGAATTTTAACATGGCTGGACAACAGTATTCCTCTAAAGTCCACGACGAGCACTAGCTTCAGCCAGGCATATCGGACCTTTACTTCTAGTTTTGCAAGATCAGAAGACCCTAAGAAACTAATTGACTTGTAAATATGTAGAAATAATCTATTTATGTCAACTGATTTCAGGACACTGATAACTAGAATGACACgagaatttctttttctttcttttcatttttgatACAAGACCTTCTGAAAAATTGATAACCTAAATTACCACAAAAATTAGTATAAGAACCATCATGCAAGTTTCAACCAACCAAAATCACTTTTCCATAAGTCAAACTTGCTCTAAGATAAATTTAAGTTACTGTATGGCTTATGTACCTGTAAAGCTGATTGAGATATTTGGTTAGATTAACGACGGCTTAAACCTAGTGAAAAAGTGCTTAGGTGATCTGATCTCTCAAAAACATTGATAATATTCTAGTAGCGCCCATTGGTTGGGTAGCATAACGAAGTAATGTGATTCAAAGTATGTACTGCAATTCACCTCCAATGTTTCTTTTTCCGACTTCTTCGAGGTCCAAAGAGCCTCCAAATTGTAGTAAGCTCTAGCGTTCTCATCAAGAGCATGAACTATCACTTTgcctaaataaataaagaaaccaAGTATTAAAACCCAAAGAGAAAGGAACTAACAATATCAATGAGGCATGTAATGGCAAACGTTGTGCAGAAGTACAAGATTCATACGTTCTACTACCATTTGTAAAATTTCATgggatgtgtcaccaataagaaataagcacattaatcaacagttaagtaataatccaatcatcaacaaccacgtcATATGTTTTACAGAATTTGGTCAAGATAGttggtctctctagcattacccttcAATAATTTAGTCAAAATACACACTACGGAAACTATGAGCCCTCGTATGGCTACTGGAAATTGCTTTCAGTTTTCCAGGAATATTGTGGCGGGTTTATGCAAAAAACCAATCATACCATAACAAGAGTAAATACGTAATCAAAACTACTTTCCGACAACCAAAAACGAAGATCCTACAAAGAGCAGAACATACCAGAGTCGATGACAATCCACTTCCCTCCCTCTTGCCCTTCCACACTGGGAAGCACTAGCCGCTCAGCTCCTTGCTGCTTTTGCTTAGACTGctcaaacacacacacaaaagacAATAAGGCCCAGTTAACATCAAGCAGCAATCTAAATAACAAAAGAATTGCATATTACCCTTTTCCCTGTCAACTAGGAAAACTCAAACTCAAATTTTCTAGGCAACCAAACAGATGATAATATGTCACTCCTTTTTTCTAGTCAGTAGGCAATAAGACTCAGCGTTTCACTCTCTTCCGTTTCCCTTCgattctcggcaaccaaacacaaattaggaattgaaattagaaagaaattCGGACCTGCCTTGTAAATTAGGGCTTGAGCGATGTTCTTGACGTGCCACGTGGATCTTCCGGTAGCGAGGACCATGAAATCCGCCCACTCGCAGTGCTTACCCGCCGGTATGACCTTCACGTCGTCTGCCTTAACGTCGCTGAGAACCTTCTCGACCTCTTGGAGGTCGAGGAGGCCTTTGCCGGCGAACGTAGAGTACGCGGCCGGAAACCCTAGCTTCCATTGTTGAAGGAGTgacgaggaagaagaaaacgagagagagagtgaccgAGATCGTAGAGCCGCCAACATGGTGGTGTTAGTGGTGTTAGTTGTGGCGGCGCGCGGGTGCAGGGTTTGTATTTTACCGTTTTAGAACGTTGTAGAGTGAGTGGCTCGCAACGGCGGCGTTTCGCTTTCAGTCTTCCAGAAGAATCTTCAAAAGTAAAACGCACCGTGTCGGTGTTAAGTAAATAGTAACAAAAGGGTTGGTAGAAAGTAAATAGTAACACAAAGGTAAACGTCAACGAATATCGTGAACGTCAAGTACACGTGTGCTTGGAAAAGGAAAGTGAGGATTTGAGATGAACTGAGTTTTGGAACTTTTGTTGCATCGGGAACAGGTAATATTAGTATattaattcattttaatttttcaaccaaGTAGTTATttaaagggatgtgatatccacacaccccattttatttttcacacatttttttaatttttgaccattggatcagatgaattgaagaagatcaacggacataaattatcaaggggtgtgtgagaaataaaatgggATGTGTAGATAGCATACCCCTatttaaattacagaatttatTTTGTGTATAAAAACATATGAGTAAATAGCACCATATttggagaaaattaaaaaatttcagtGCGATCTTTGGGGGAAAAAgataaat is a window from the Malus domestica chromosome 16, GDT2T_hap1 genome containing:
- the LOC103425521 gene encoding protein Iojap-related, mitochondrial-like → MLAALRSRSLSLSFSSSSSLLQQWKLGFPAAYSTFAGKGLLDLQEVEKVLSDVKADDVKVIPAGKHCEWADFMVLATGRSTWHVKNIAQALIYKSKQKQQGAERLVLPSVEGQEGGKWIVIDSGKVIVHALDENARAYYNLEALWTSKKSEKETLEDLDKAFVKIRPKNNSKRKPTTKRA